One Spirochaetota bacterium DNA window includes the following coding sequences:
- a CDS encoding glycerol-3-phosphate acyltransferase yields MSDILIPTAVFIACYLVGAVPFSLLIGFAAGVDIRTKGSGNIGATNVIRSAGLVPGIFAFVLDIGKGLGMVIAAYFVLGHFIPGYPKWYLVAAALAAIIGHIFPVYLKFKGGKGVATSAGAVFVLAPVSVITSAIAFGIAFFASGKTVAIGSTAAAITFPIILTIFQFCIPSFNTWFFGIDYPYLLALSLIVCAFIVIRHIPNYKRLLAGSEMSFSKKKAAKKSSKGKRSGGRRNK; encoded by the coding sequence ATGAGCGATATCCTGATACCAACAGCCGTGTTCATCGCATGCTATCTTGTCGGGGCCGTTCCGTTCTCGCTGCTTATCGGTTTTGCTGCGGGTGTGGACATCCGTACAAAGGGGAGCGGCAATATCGGCGCTACGAATGTCATTCGTTCAGCGGGGCTTGTGCCGGGCATATTCGCCTTCGTTCTCGATATCGGCAAGGGCCTCGGGATGGTCATCGCAGCCTATTTCGTTCTCGGTCATTTCATTCCCGGCTATCCGAAATGGTATCTTGTCGCCGCTGCGCTCGCCGCCATCATCGGCCATATCTTCCCGGTGTATCTGAAATTCAAGGGCGGTAAAGGCGTTGCCACATCGGCGGGTGCGGTATTCGTACTCGCCCCGGTGTCGGTCATCACCTCAGCGATAGCATTCGGCATTGCGTTCTTTGCGTCGGGGAAAACGGTCGCCATAGGCTCGACAGCCGCCGCGATAACGTTTCCCATTATACTGACGATATTTCAATTCTGCATACCGTCGTTTAACACCTGGTTCTTCGGCATCGATTATCCGTATCTCCTCGCGCTTTCGCTCATCGTCTGCGCATTCATCGTCATCCGGCACATACCGAATTATAAGCGTCTTCTTGCCGGCTCGGAAATGAGCTTTTCGAAAAAGAAAGCCGCAAAAAAATCGTCGAAAGGAAAGCGTTCCGGTGGACGCCGAAACAAGTAA
- a CDS encoding NAD(P)H-dependent glycerol-3-phosphate dehydrogenase: protein MDAETSNRIGIIGAGGWGLALANVLSSRHAVSVWVYEKPELDALSRDRESRTYLPDIKLNASIRFSDSLEDTARDTDVIVMVTPSFAYRSAAEGIAPFITKKTVVVSATKGLEVGSTRTMSEVARSVLPKGVEVLTLSGPSHAEEVGRLVPTAVVLAGKKLSTARRIRDVFMTPPYFRVYTSDDQKGVELGGSLKNIIAIAAGVIDGLHLGDNPKAALITRGLAEIVRFGVTHGAKAKTFYGLSGVGDLIVTCASELSRNHHVGRLIAEGKNYDDIRASMKQVAEGVYAAKAIHEYAKKHKVVMPITESVYRVLFEKSNAKEELMALMSRGAKEE from the coding sequence GTGGACGCCGAAACAAGTAATCGCATCGGCATTATCGGGGCCGGCGGCTGGGGACTGGCGCTTGCCAACGTTCTATCATCGCGTCATGCGGTAAGCGTGTGGGTATACGAGAAGCCGGAATTGGATGCGCTTAGCCGCGATCGTGAATCGAGGACATATCTTCCCGACATCAAGCTCAATGCCTCGATACGCTTCTCCGATTCCCTTGAGGACACCGCTCGCGATACGGATGTTATCGTGATGGTCACGCCGTCATTCGCCTATCGCTCGGCGGCGGAAGGCATAGCGCCGTTCATAACGAAGAAGACCGTCGTCGTATCCGCAACGAAGGGGCTTGAGGTCGGCAGCACGCGTACGATGAGCGAAGTGGCGCGAAGCGTTCTGCCGAAAGGCGTGGAAGTGCTCACGCTCTCGGGGCCGTCGCATGCCGAAGAGGTGGGGCGTCTTGTGCCTACCGCGGTGGTCCTTGCGGGGAAAAAGCTGTCGACAGCGCGCCGTATCCGCGATGTGTTCATGACGCCGCCGTATTTCCGCGTCTATACGTCCGATGATCAGAAGGGAGTAGAACTCGGCGGATCGCTCAAGAACATCATCGCCATCGCAGCGGGCGTCATCGACGGGCTTCATCTCGGCGATAATCCCAAAGCAGCGCTCATCACGCGCGGCTTGGCGGAGATAGTGCGCTTCGGCGTTACGCACGGGGCGAAGGCAAAGACGTTCTACGGACTTTCGGGCGTGGGCGACCTCATCGTCACCTGCGCGAGCGAATTGAGCCGCAATCATCACGTGGGGCGCCTCATCGCCGAAGGGAAGAACTACGATGATATTCGTGCATCGATGAAGCAGGTCGCCGAGGGCGTATATGCGGCGAAGGCGATACATGAATACGCGAAAAAGCATAAGGTCGTCATGCCGATAACCGAGAGCGTGTACCGCGTTCTCTTTGAGAAATCCAATGCGAAAGAAGAGCTCATGGCGCTCATGAGCCGCGGGGCGAAAGAGGAATGA
- a CDS encoding metallophosphoesterase — MMRAVLAAALGAVLMLGCSLDPFGFLASSDVDERFNDGLSLPAPTNLSLTPPYSFVVIADTHVHDAESAARVASLSLKLIAADEFVLAAGDLVQNGLRSDVILFTNAMREATAALGIPWFAVPGNHDLYFGGWTNFREHIGRSIYSFSAGALRVIAMDSANGTLGKKQYDWLSQTLASRSEAHCIVFTHFQFFSPAITETQQYTDIEEAAYLMYLFETRSVSYVLSGHSHADVHHMINGVSYLTVANHPASIVRMTVTATNMTHVVLH, encoded by the coding sequence ATGATGCGCGCGGTGCTCGCTGCCGCGCTCGGTGCCGTGCTCATGCTCGGCTGCTCGCTCGATCCGTTCGGCTTCCTCGCCTCCTCCGATGTCGATGAGCGCTTCAACGACGGGCTTTCGCTCCCCGCGCCGACGAACCTTTCGCTCACGCCGCCGTACTCCTTCGTCGTCATCGCCGATACGCACGTGCACGACGCGGAGTCGGCAGCGCGTGTGGCATCGCTTTCCCTAAAGCTCATCGCTGCCGATGAATTCGTCCTCGCCGCAGGCGATCTCGTGCAGAACGGCTTGAGAAGCGATGTGATACTCTTTACGAACGCCATGCGGGAAGCGACAGCCGCGCTCGGCATACCCTGGTTCGCCGTCCCGGGGAATCATGACCTCTACTTCGGCGGCTGGACGAATTTCCGCGAGCACATCGGCCGTTCGATATACTCCTTCTCCGCCGGAGCGCTTCGCGTCATAGCTATGGACTCTGCGAACGGCACGCTCGGAAAAAAGCAGTATGACTGGCTCTCACAGACGCTGGCGAGCCGCTCCGAAGCACACTGCATCGTGTTCACGCACTTTCAATTCTTCAGCCCGGCGATAACCGAGACGCAGCAGTATACCGATATCGAAGAGGCGGCATATCTCATGTATCTTTTCGAAACGAGGTCGGTATCCTATGTGCTGAGCGGGCATTCACATGCGGATGTGCATCACATGATAAACGGCGTGTCGTATCTTACGGTCGCGAATCACCCGGCATCGATAGTACGGATGACGGTGACAGCAACGAATATGACGCATGTGGTCTTGCATTGA
- the der gene encoding ribosome biogenesis GTPase Der, which yields DDGFYARRIKKLGKPVLLVINKADNDTRAQAAYEFDRLGFSEKLVISAEHSIGLADLTEVIEAHIPDIPVDQQITEDQTRPTDEVNIAIVGKPNTGKSTLLNTLVGDDRSIVSEIAGTTRDPVDSLIEFKGKRVRLVDTAGIRKKKRVAEDIEYYSVNRAIKVIESCDVAILLIDITDGFTDQDKKIASLIVDRRRGLVIGVNKWDKHPEDVSWADYEAYLRKELQVAPYAVITKLSGMKKKDADQIMSLALRVAAVRETKLETHALTELLHGATKRYSVTAGKTTFKVFYVVQTDIKPPTFLLFCNHPDTIAMHYRRYLEHRRREVYDFRGTPIEMRYKKRREEKR from the coding sequence CGGACGACGGCTTCTATGCGCGGCGGATAAAAAAACTCGGCAAGCCCGTTCTCCTCGTCATCAACAAAGCGGACAATGATACTCGTGCGCAGGCGGCGTATGAATTCGATCGCCTGGGTTTTTCCGAGAAGCTCGTGATAAGCGCTGAACACAGCATTGGTCTCGCCGATCTTACCGAGGTGATAGAAGCGCATATCCCGGATATTCCCGTCGATCAGCAGATCACTGAGGATCAGACCCGGCCGACCGATGAAGTGAACATCGCCATCGTTGGAAAACCGAATACCGGTAAATCGACCCTGCTCAACACGCTCGTCGGTGATGACAGAAGCATCGTAAGCGAGATAGCCGGCACTACGCGCGATCCGGTCGACTCGCTCATCGAATTCAAGGGTAAGCGCGTACGCCTCGTCGATACGGCGGGCATCCGGAAGAAAAAGCGCGTCGCCGAGGACATCGAGTACTACAGCGTCAACCGCGCCATAAAGGTGATAGAATCGTGCGACGTGGCGATACTCCTCATCGATATCACCGACGGCTTCACCGATCAGGATAAGAAGATAGCCTCGCTCATCGTCGATAGAAGGCGCGGGCTTGTCATCGGCGTCAATAAATGGGACAAGCACCCGGAAGACGTATCGTGGGCCGACTATGAAGCGTATCTCAGGAAAGAATTGCAGGTGGCACCATACGCGGTGATCACGAAGCTTTCCGGCATGAAGAAAAAGGACGCCGATCAGATAATGTCGCTCGCGCTCCGGGTGGCCGCCGTACGCGAAACGAAACTGGAAACGCATGCGCTTACCGAGCTTCTTCACGGCGCCACCAAACGCTATTCGGTGACCGCGGGGAAAACGACGTTCAAAGTGTTCTACGTGGTGCAGACCGACATCAAACCGCCGACATTTTTGCTTTTTTGCAATCATCCTGATACAATAGCGATGCATTATCGGCGTTATCTCGAACACCGCCGGCGGGAAGTGTACGATTTCCGGGGCACGCCGATAGAGATGCGATACAAGAAGCGCAGGGAGGAGAAACGATGA